A single genomic interval of Lathyrus oleraceus cultivar Zhongwan6 chromosome 7, CAAS_Psat_ZW6_1.0, whole genome shotgun sequence harbors:
- the LOC127106869 gene encoding UDP-glycosyltransferase 708G1: MSDESSVHVVMFPSAGMGHLTPFLRLASLLLNNHCKLTLITPLPTVSHAESQLLSHFHSSFPQLNLLPFHLPPPPSPPPISVDPFFHRVLTLRNSIHLIPPLISSLSPPISIFISDIFLVTPLLSITQKLSLPNYTLFTSSAAMLCFYSHFPAIAHSKPDDDDDAPEISFPVPGLPFSPLPYSYIPPIIFQPNTIFRNQIIEDSPNLSKLHGVFLNTFESLESHSLKALNDGQVIENKPPVYAVGPFLPFEFEKKNTSTQLSRWLDDQPIGSVVYVCFGSRTSLKREQMREIGNGLMRSGYKFVWVVKDKIVDKEEQVGLGEVLGVELVEGMKEKGLVVKEWVDQTEILSHKSVGGFVSHCGWNSIMEASLNGVPILAWPQHGDQKINAELVEISEWGIWNKSWGWGGELVVKGDEIGDAIKEIMENELLKDKAMKVKEGAMKAMSIGGDCEVTIQKLIQKWKNNVNNSV; the protein is encoded by the coding sequence ATGTCTGATGAATCTTCTGTTCATGTTGTAATGTTTCCAAGCGCTGGAATGGGTCATCTCACACCATTCCTAAGACTAGCTTCCTTACTTCTCAACAACCATTGCAAACTCACTCTCATCACTCCTCTTCCCACTGTCTCTCACGCCGAATCACAACTCCTCTCTCACTTCCACTCCTCTTTCCCTCAACTCAACCTTCTCCCATTTCACCTTCCACCGCCACCTTCTCCTCCTCCCATCTCCGTCGACCCTTTTTTCCACCGAGTCTTAACTCTCCGTAACTCAATTCACCTTATCCCTCCTTTGATCTCTTCACTCTCACCACCCATCTCTATTTTCATCTCCGACATCTTCCTTGTTACCCCTCTCCTTTCCATCACCCAAAAACTCTCTCTTCCTAACTACACTTTGTTCACTTCTTCAGCTGCCATGTTGTGTTTCTACTCTCACTTCCCTGCTATTGCTCACTCAAAacctgatgatgatgatgatgctcCTGAGATTTCATTTCCAGTTCCAGGTCTTCCGTTTTCACCTTTACCATATTCATATATCCCACCAATTATTTTCCAGCCTAATACCATTTTTAGAAATCAAATAATAGAAGATAGTCCTAACCTATCAAAATTACATGGTGTTTTTCTCAACACATTTGAATCACTTGAATCTCACTCACTAAAAGCTCTTAATGATGGACAAGTTATCGAAAATAAACCTCCTGTTTATGCTGTTGGTCCTTTTCTTCCTTTTGAGTTTGAGAAGAAAAACACATCAACGCAGTTGAGTCGTTGGCTTGATGATCAACCTATTGGATCTGTGGTTTATGTTTGTTTCGGAAGTAGAACATCATTGAAAAGAGAACAAATGAGAGAGATTGGAAATGGGTTAATGAGAAGTGGATACAAATTTGTGTGGGTTGTTAAGGATAAGATCGTCGACAAAGAAGAACAAGTAGGGTTAGGTGAAGTGTTAGGTGTTGAACTTGTGGAAGGAATGAAGGAGAAAGGGTTGGTGGTCAAGGAATGGGTGGATCAAACTGAGATTCTTAGTCACAAAAGTGTTGGAGGGTTTGTGAGTCATTGTGGATGGAACTCAATAATGGAGGCATCTTTGAATGGTGTGCCAATATTGGCTTGGCCACAGCATGGAGATCAGAAGATAAATGCAGAATTGGTTGAGATTAGTGAGTGGGGGATATGGAACAAGAGTTGGGGTTGGGGTGGGGAACTTGTAGTCAAAGGAGATGAAATTGGAGATGCTATAAAAGAGATTATGGAGAACGAGTTGTTGAAAGATAAAGCAATGAAGGTTAAAGAGGGAGCAATGAAGGCTATGAGTATTGGTGGAGATTGTGAGGTTACCATTCAGAAGCTAATTCAAAAATGGAAGAACAATGTTAACAACAGCGTTTGA